Proteins from a single region of Chryseobacterium sp. T16E-39:
- a CDS encoding vitamin K epoxide reductase family protein, whose protein sequence is MTLDKLISYLKLDKQEFLFQFNSHPNYPSALAFSDTLNFLGVKNDAYELDKEYWDELPEEFIAIVENSFSLVKKTGTQYSVYSDKSKTLNKEELHKNSTDFVLLFEKTENAEQKISNYKPFIYVILGVVLLYSLLNFSWYGILFNLLSLAGVYISLEIFNQKFGNTSAVIGSICGDTSTNKTTNSCNKIINEDKTSILGLKFSDFSLIYFIGITVLGLFLPATGYIIKGFTIVSLIAVGYSLYVQAFVEKTFCRVCLLIISILVAQVVLTLFFFENFYFNTNIAVLSLLLWGIIFFIVSYFNNLLNDKEALQKSNAKNLRFKRNYDLFKRELVEKEKITFTDNQTFSLGNKSAKINIAVVSNPYCGFCKGAHEILENLLKKYPNDISAQIRFNYFSEKSNEKSTALLSDFMSIYKNKHESEFLKAVETWFENKDDKQIRDLAGINGQLEDLSSLNSMSLENANAGLNFTPILIINGFQFPDKYDREDIHYFIDELLEDDEI, encoded by the coding sequence ATGACCTTAGATAAACTAATTAGCTATTTAAAACTAGATAAACAGGAGTTTCTTTTTCAATTTAATTCGCATCCGAATTATCCTTCAGCCTTAGCTTTCAGTGATACTCTTAACTTTTTGGGAGTTAAAAATGATGCATATGAACTCGATAAAGAATATTGGGATGAGCTTCCTGAAGAATTTATTGCGATTGTTGAAAATTCATTTTCTTTGGTCAAGAAAACTGGAACGCAATATTCCGTTTATTCTGATAAATCCAAGACTTTAAATAAAGAGGAACTTCATAAAAATTCAACTGATTTTGTATTATTATTTGAAAAGACTGAAAATGCGGAACAAAAGATATCTAATTATAAGCCTTTCATCTATGTAATTCTCGGAGTAGTCTTATTATATTCTCTTCTCAACTTCTCCTGGTATGGAATTCTTTTTAATCTCTTATCACTTGCCGGGGTATATATTTCATTGGAAATCTTCAATCAGAAATTCGGAAATACTTCAGCAGTTATTGGAAGTATTTGTGGTGACACTTCGACAAACAAAACCACCAATTCATGTAATAAAATCATCAATGAAGATAAGACCAGCATATTGGGATTAAAATTTTCTGATTTTTCCCTGATCTACTTTATAGGAATTACAGTACTGGGACTTTTTTTACCCGCTACAGGATATATCATTAAAGGCTTTACAATTGTTTCATTAATTGCTGTAGGCTATTCTTTATATGTTCAGGCTTTTGTAGAAAAAACATTTTGCAGGGTATGTCTTCTGATCATTTCAATTTTAGTTGCTCAGGTGGTACTTACCTTATTCTTTTTCGAAAATTTTTATTTTAATACAAACATTGCTGTACTAAGTTTATTATTATGGGGCATCATCTTTTTCATTGTTTCTTACTTCAATAATTTACTTAATGACAAAGAAGCTCTTCAAAAATCTAATGCCAAAAATCTAAGATTCAAAAGAAATTATGATCTATTTAAAAGAGAGCTTGTAGAAAAAGAAAAAATTACTTTTACTGACAATCAAACTTTTTCACTTGGAAATAAAAGTGCAAAAATCAATATTGCTGTCGTTTCAAATCCATACTGTGGTTTCTGTAAAGGGGCACATGAAATATTAGAAAATTTATTAAAGAAATATCCAAATGACATTTCTGCTCAGATAAGATTTAATTACTTCTCTGAAAAATCGAACGAAAAATCGACAGCGCTTCTCTCCGATTTCATGAGTATTTATAAAAATAAACATGAAAGTGAATTTCTAAAAGCTGTAGAGACGTGGTTCGAAAACAAAGATGACAAGCAGATCAGAGATCTGGCGGGCATAAACGGACAGTTAGAGGATCTCAGCTCTCTTAATTCAATGTCGTTAGAAAATGCGAACGCAGGGTTAAATTTCACTCCTATTTTAATCATTAATGGATTTCAGTTTCCGGACAAGTATGACCGTGAAGATATCCATTACTTCATTGACGAATTGCTTGAAGATGATGAAATTTAA
- a CDS encoding T9SS type A sorting domain-containing protein, translating to MRKSLFAIGLLAISYSVQAQILCHVDANANMYVSKGTLVYSGGGLQMKANGTIENHGNFMVSGTGTDLIKTIDASNADKTEANGGGNFINKLNEPTAYASVNTNSSAATPVYTYGQLFITGIPQANITGIVDQEFRQVRHGDYQQVGMPFYFKTPSTLSTELGKTFTPVRKSKNDVLYWNNNTVQFVHLSPVNGIYKFGDAAPPYAYWALGGATLDVSNTTRTVKGRPVSDVSGAGVFGTSPTLQNAGAGINFGAGGNNLNAYREKYNTYAYDPFEIPSGGAAWTGNYARNMYQFGNPFLTNLDLSKIAYNEPAANGDGVNLSNIYGVVLDVSGVVNNQGGTTTSAFKAITFNAGVPTGDIDYMMIRPFGAFTIKLNNNNNTDVLNFGNLRRFNYYSRAANTDYNVNASRSASANTNGTVKQLGVIALDANGAEIGKTYYVVYPNGTTGHAANAKTQYAASTADVIGTFEENTAGGYDNDYTSKYWLRINEANENDFKGKNVMLATYSANIKSFKFEIRENAELVNKGTHQLSSGTGFYYKAPNGTVTEAKQGDVIPAAGTEYSLYYGAPEASTARNIASDGANIKPSSRTKVVYNPDITNYIVRFDPDWKKADIEVYDMSGKLVISKKAVNTSTDFVIELSNSIKNSYVVKIVSDKGETVNTKILK from the coding sequence ATGAGAAAAAGTTTATTTGCTATAGGTCTTTTAGCAATTAGTTATTCTGTTCAGGCGCAGATATTATGTCACGTAGACGCTAATGCTAATATGTATGTAAGTAAGGGCACGCTAGTTTATAGTGGTGGAGGTTTACAAATGAAAGCTAATGGTACTATCGAAAACCATGGGAATTTTATGGTTTCTGGTACAGGTACTGATCTTATTAAAACAATAGATGCTTCCAATGCTGATAAAACAGAAGCTAACGGAGGGGGAAATTTTATTAATAAGCTTAATGAGCCAACTGCTTATGCATCTGTAAATACCAATAGCTCTGCGGCTACTCCCGTTTATACGTATGGACAATTATTCATCACAGGTATTCCACAAGCGAATATTACTGGGATAGTTGATCAAGAGTTCAGACAAGTTCGTCACGGTGATTACCAACAAGTTGGTATGCCATTCTATTTTAAAACTCCATCTACTTTAAGTACTGAATTGGGTAAAACATTCACTCCAGTAAGAAAGTCAAAAAATGATGTTCTATATTGGAATAACAATACAGTACAATTTGTTCATTTATCACCAGTCAATGGTATTTACAAATTTGGTGATGCTGCACCTCCTTACGCTTATTGGGCATTGGGTGGAGCTACACTAGATGTAAGTAATACTACACGTACTGTAAAGGGACGTCCTGTGAGTGATGTCAGCGGAGCAGGTGTTTTTGGAACTAGCCCTACACTACAAAATGCAGGAGCTGGAATTAACTTTGGAGCAGGTGGAAATAATCTAAATGCATATAGAGAAAAATACAATACCTATGCATATGATCCATTCGAAATTCCTTCAGGTGGAGCAGCATGGACAGGTAATTATGCCAGAAACATGTATCAGTTTGGTAATCCATTTTTAACCAACCTTGACCTATCAAAGATTGCATATAACGAGCCTGCTGCTAATGGTGATGGCGTAAATCTTAGTAATATTTATGGTGTAGTACTTGATGTATCCGGAGTTGTAAATAACCAGGGTGGAACAACTACAAGTGCTTTTAAAGCGATCACATTCAATGCTGGTGTTCCAACAGGAGATATCGATTATATGATGATTAGACCTTTTGGTGCTTTTACCATTAAGCTTAATAACAATAATAATACTGATGTATTAAACTTTGGTAATCTTAGAAGATTTAATTACTACAGCAGAGCAGCAAATACTGATTATAATGTTAATGCAAGCAGATCTGCATCGGCTAATACTAACGGTACTGTAAAGCAGTTAGGAGTTATTGCTCTTGATGCTAACGGTGCTGAAATAGGAAAAACTTATTATGTAGTTTATCCTAATGGTACTACTGGTCATGCTGCAAATGCAAAAACACAATATGCAGCTTCAACAGCTGATGTTATTGGTACTTTTGAAGAAAACACAGCTGGAGGATACGACAATGACTATACTTCAAAATATTGGTTACGTATCAATGAAGCTAATGAAAATGATTTCAAAGGGAAAAATGTAATGTTAGCGACTTACAGTGCTAATATTAAATCTTTTAAATTTGAAATTAGAGAGAATGCTGAATTGGTAAATAAAGGGACACACCAATTATCTTCAGGTACAGGTTTCTATTACAAAGCTCCAAACGGAACAGTAACTGAAGCAAAACAAGGAGATGTAATTCCTGCTGCCGGAACTGAGTACAGTTTATATTACGGTGCACCTGAGGCATCCACAGCAAGAAATATTGCAAGTGATGGAGCAAATATTAAGCCTTCATCAAGAACTAAAGTAGTTTATAACCCGGATATTACAAATTATATAGTAAGATTTGATCCGGATTGGAAGAAAGCAGATATTGAAGTTTATGATATGAGTGGTAAACTAGTAATCTCTAAAAAAGCAGTTAATACTTCTACAGATTTTGTAATTGAATTAAGCAATTCTATTAAAAACTCTTATGTAGTAAAAATTGTTTCAGATAAGGGAGAAACTGTTAACACTAAAATCTTAAAATAA
- a CDS encoding HIT family protein — MSTIFTKIINGEIPSYKIAEDENFIAFLDVMPLVKGHTLVVPKKEVDLIFDLESEEYKNLWAFSQKIAKQIKDAIPCVRVGVAVVGLEVPHAHIHLIPLNKVEDMNFRNERLKLTAEEYTEIQNSIINS, encoded by the coding sequence ATGAGTACGATATTCACAAAAATCATTAATGGCGAAATTCCTTCTTATAAAATTGCAGAAGATGAGAACTTTATCGCATTTTTAGATGTAATGCCTTTGGTGAAGGGACACACCTTAGTAGTTCCTAAGAAAGAAGTTGACCTGATTTTTGATCTGGAAAGTGAAGAGTATAAGAATCTTTGGGCTTTTTCCCAAAAGATCGCTAAACAGATCAAAGATGCGATTCCATGTGTAAGAGTTGGAGTTGCTGTAGTAGGACTGGAAGTGCCTCACGCACATATTCATTTGATACCATTAAATAAAGTGGAAGATATGAATTTCAGAAATGAGAGATTGAAGCTAACGGCTGAAGAATACACCGAAATTCAAAACTCAATCATTAATTCTTAA
- the clpX gene encoding ATP-dependent Clp protease ATP-binding subunit ClpX, whose amino-acid sequence MNSNQCSFCGRKRNEVQMLISGQNGFICENCIEQAHSIVKDSGSKTEFSPAENIDTLKKPKEIKEFLNQYVIGQDQAKKQLAIAVYNHYKRLLHAQDENREVELEKSNIIMIGETGTGKTLLAKTIARELNVPFCIVDATILTEAGYVGEDVESILSRLLMVADYDVEKAEKGIVFIDEIDKIARKSDNPSITRDVSGEGVQQGLLKLLEGSIVNVPPQGGRKHPDQKYIQVNTQNILFIAGGAFDGIKEIIERRMNKQAIGFSSEKINKIDEDDYVLTNINAIDLRSFGLIPELLGRFPIITYLEKLTKETMVRIMKEPKNSIINQFIELFKMDGTELVFTDGAIEKIVDETIDKGLGARGLRGTTEKVLEDHMFAIGEEKKIVLTEDNIIVNK is encoded by the coding sequence ATGAATTCAAACCAATGTTCTTTCTGTGGTAGAAAAAGAAATGAAGTACAGATGCTTATTTCAGGACAGAACGGATTTATTTGCGAAAATTGTATAGAGCAGGCACATTCCATTGTTAAAGATAGTGGGAGTAAAACTGAATTTTCACCTGCAGAAAATATAGACACCCTTAAAAAGCCTAAAGAAATTAAAGAATTTCTGAACCAATACGTAATTGGACAGGATCAGGCAAAGAAACAGCTTGCAATAGCAGTATACAATCATTATAAAAGATTGCTTCATGCCCAGGACGAGAACCGTGAAGTTGAGTTGGAAAAATCTAACATTATCATGATCGGTGAAACCGGAACTGGAAAAACATTACTTGCAAAAACTATTGCGAGAGAGCTTAATGTTCCTTTTTGTATTGTCGACGCGACAATATTAACGGAAGCGGGATATGTAGGGGAAGATGTAGAAAGTATTTTGTCGAGACTCCTTATGGTTGCTGATTATGATGTGGAAAAAGCAGAGAAGGGAATTGTATTTATTGATGAAATAGATAAGATTGCCAGAAAATCTGATAACCCAAGTATAACCAGAGACGTTTCTGGAGAAGGGGTTCAACAGGGCTTATTAAAATTATTAGAAGGGAGTATTGTCAATGTTCCACCTCAGGGAGGAAGGAAACATCCTGATCAAAAATACATCCAGGTAAATACACAAAATATATTATTCATTGCCGGTGGTGCTTTTGATGGGATCAAAGAAATCATCGAAAGAAGAATGAATAAACAAGCTATTGGATTTAGCTCTGAAAAAATAAATAAAATAGATGAGGATGACTATGTATTAACAAATATTAATGCAATTGACCTTCGTTCTTTCGGATTAATTCCCGAACTTTTGGGTAGATTTCCAATCATAACATATCTGGAAAAACTGACAAAGGAAACGATGGTCCGTATTATGAAGGAACCAAAAAATTCAATTATAAACCAGTTTATAGAGCTCTTTAAAATGGATGGCACAGAATTGGTATTTACGGATGGTGCTATTGAAAAAATTGTTGACGAAACTATTGACAAAGGATTGGGAGCCAGGGGACTTAGAGGAACAACTGAAAAAGTCTTGGAGGATCATATGTTTGCAATAGGTGAGGAGAAAAAAATAGTATTAACTGAAGATAATATTATTGTTAATAAATAA
- the greA gene encoding transcription elongation factor GreA — protein sequence MASYVTKEGLDKMKAELEQLETVERPKITQQIAEARDKGDLSENAEYDAAKEAQGMLEMRISKLKDVISGSKIIDESQLDTSKVSILTTVKLKNNATQQQQVFTLVPDNESDLKTGRISVNTPIAKGLLGKVVGETAEIVLPNGNKLSFEVLEITL from the coding sequence ATGGCAAGCTATGTTACAAAGGAGGGGTTAGATAAAATGAAAGCTGAGCTGGAACAGTTAGAAACTGTAGAAAGACCTAAGATTACTCAGCAGATAGCAGAAGCAAGAGACAAAGGCGATTTGTCTGAAAATGCAGAATATGATGCAGCGAAGGAAGCGCAGGGAATGCTTGAAATGAGAATTTCTAAATTGAAAGACGTTATTTCTGGTTCTAAAATTATAGATGAAAGTCAATTAGATACTTCAAAAGTTTCCATTTTAACAACCGTGAAACTTAAAAATAATGCGACACAGCAACAGCAGGTTTTTACCTTGGTCCCAGATAATGAAAGTGATTTGAAGACAGGTAGAATTTCAGTTAATACGCCTATTGCTAAAGGCTTATTGGGTAAGGTGGTAGGTGAAACAGCAGAAATTGTTTTACCAAACGGAAATAAATTATCTTTCGAAGTACTTGAAATTACCTTGTAA
- a CDS encoding TlpA family protein disulfide reductase, whose product MKKIFVLSAVLSAFSLQAQFTVTVQAPADFKDQDAILYTLNGSKDVIFTKEQSKNNVWTFKYPQSYVGMMKMYFPNTNNTFNFISENKNVSIKLDTQGNKIKDVIYQDEANSLMSKQQEGSQKKELILPALTQIKEYYKDNTDFGKALKTEIARLSGGSTELNQTDHPFISYYNTNYSKFLTNDPSKKVSQDEIINFIDKSNDMLETSSLLRPLLVSYLNSGGNTNVDGSVDKLLNQLKVETPRGQTVLSELIDIFDVYEMADLKKKYLDQAKGLKCTITDRLASTLKSNANVQIGAAFPNYKFQSPVNTTAKSIYDVKADKKVVVFWSSTCSHCETELPKLLEKYNDLKSKNVQIIGLSLDVDKDSYSKRITAFPWINDSELRGWNSSYSETYNIHATPTYFILDANNKIISKPDHVADVLEFFKLK is encoded by the coding sequence ATGAAAAAGATATTTGTATTATCAGCAGTTTTATCTGCTTTTTCTTTACAGGCACAATTTACAGTTACCGTTCAGGCGCCGGCAGATTTTAAAGATCAAGATGCAATTCTATATACTTTAAATGGTTCTAAAGATGTTATTTTTACTAAAGAACAAAGTAAAAATAATGTGTGGACTTTTAAATATCCTCAAAGTTATGTGGGTATGATGAAAATGTATTTTCCTAACACCAATAATACCTTTAATTTTATTTCTGAAAATAAAAATGTGAGTATTAAATTAGATACTCAAGGCAATAAAATTAAAGATGTTATTTATCAGGATGAGGCTAACAGCTTAATGAGCAAGCAACAGGAGGGATCACAAAAGAAGGAGCTTATACTTCCTGCTTTGACTCAAATCAAAGAATATTATAAAGATAATACAGACTTTGGTAAGGCTTTAAAAACTGAAATTGCCAGATTATCAGGTGGTAGTACTGAATTGAACCAGACGGATCATCCATTTATCTCTTACTACAATACTAATTATAGTAAATTTTTGACCAATGATCCATCCAAGAAAGTATCACAAGACGAAATCATTAATTTTATTGATAAGTCGAATGATATGCTTGAAACGTCATCTCTGCTAAGACCATTGCTGGTTTCCTATCTTAATTCAGGAGGGAATACTAATGTAGATGGTTCTGTAGATAAATTGCTTAATCAGTTGAAGGTTGAAACACCACGTGGACAAACTGTTTTATCCGAGTTAATAGATATCTTTGATGTTTATGAAATGGCTGATCTAAAGAAGAAATATCTAGATCAGGCTAAAGGCCTTAAATGTACCATTACGGATAGATTAGCATCAACGCTTAAATCAAATGCTAATGTGCAGATTGGAGCTGCTTTTCCTAACTATAAATTTCAATCACCGGTCAATACAACAGCTAAGTCCATTTACGATGTAAAAGCTGATAAAAAGGTTGTTGTTTTTTGGTCTTCGACTTGTTCACACTGTGAAACTGAATTGCCTAAGCTTCTTGAAAAATATAACGATTTAAAATCTAAAAATGTGCAGATCATTGGATTGTCTCTGGATGTAGATAAAGACTCTTATTCTAAGAGGATTACTGCATTTCCATGGATCAATGACTCTGAATTAAGAGGATGGAATAGCAGCTATAGCGAAACGTACAATATTCATGCAACACCTACTTATTTTATTTTAGATGCTAACAATAAGATAATCAGTAAACCAGACCATGTTGCCGATGTTTTGGAGTTTTTTAAGTTAAAATAA
- a CDS encoding peptidase domain-containing ABC transporter translates to MKKFPFYRQPDAKDCGPTCLRIVSKHYGKSISLQQIRSLSETTREGSSLLGLSDAAEDLGFRSLGVQVDFNTFAEEVPFPCVVHWNKNHFVVVYKVDKNNKVYISDPSYGLITYTKDEFIKLWIGENANESTEEGIVLILETTPAFFQTEFDDQESKASFSFLSKYLLKYKSLVIQLAVGLLAGSLLSLIFPFLTQSIVDVGIQNQDIHFIYLVLLAQIMLFLGRMGIEVIRSWILLHLSARINISIISDFFIKLMKLPISFFDTRMTGDIMQRINDHHRIEQLLTNSSLNTLFSLVNLIIFSIVLLFYDYRLFVVYLVGAILYIGWITFFLAKRKELDYKRFSQVSQEQSKVIELINGMQEIKMHNAEKQKRWDWEFLQVKLFKIRIKSLSLEQWQSVGGNFINQMKDILVSFLSAKLVLDGNLTLGMMLSVQYIIGQLNSPLLQLIDFIKQTQDAKISLERLGEIHDKDDEESKDEQYATELPQKDIEIEDLSFRYIGSDVYVFENLSLTIPYQKTTAIVGASGSGKTTLLKLLMKFYDPNSGDIKIGNTKLKNVSPRFWRDRCGVVMQEGYVFNDTIANNIAIGEDTVDKQKLRKAVEIANIKDFIEELPLSYNTKIGNEGVGVSGGQKQRLFIARAVYKSPEYIFFDEATSALDANNEKVIMENLEQFFKGKTAIVIAHRLSTVKHADKIIVLDKGKVVEEGSHVELVALKGEYYRLVKNQLELGS, encoded by the coding sequence TTGAAGAAATTTCCCTTTTACAGACAGCCGGATGCAAAAGATTGCGGTCCTACATGTCTTAGAATAGTAAGTAAACACTATGGTAAGAGTATATCTCTACAACAAATCCGTAGTCTTTCAGAAACGACCCGTGAAGGAAGTAGTTTACTCGGATTAAGTGATGCTGCCGAAGATTTAGGATTCCGTTCCTTAGGAGTTCAGGTTGATTTTAATACATTTGCTGAAGAAGTTCCTTTTCCGTGCGTAGTCCACTGGAACAAAAATCACTTTGTCGTTGTTTATAAAGTTGACAAGAATAATAAGGTATACATCTCGGATCCAAGTTATGGTCTGATTACCTACACCAAGGACGAATTTATTAAATTATGGATTGGTGAAAATGCCAATGAAAGTACAGAAGAAGGGATCGTTCTTATTTTAGAAACGACTCCTGCCTTTTTTCAAACTGAATTTGATGACCAAGAAAGTAAAGCCAGTTTTTCTTTTCTTTCCAAGTATCTATTAAAGTATAAGTCACTGGTTATTCAGCTTGCCGTTGGACTTTTAGCGGGAAGTTTATTATCCCTTATATTTCCATTCCTTACTCAAAGTATTGTCGATGTTGGGATACAGAATCAGGATATCCATTTTATCTACCTTGTGTTACTCGCTCAGATTATGCTTTTCTTAGGAAGAATGGGGATCGAAGTTATCCGAAGCTGGATCTTACTTCACCTTTCAGCAAGAATAAATATTTCTATTATCTCGGATTTCTTTATCAAGCTTATGAAACTTCCCATCAGTTTCTTTGATACCAGAATGACGGGAGATATTATGCAGAGAATTAACGACCATCACAGAATTGAACAGTTACTTACCAATTCTTCACTCAACACGTTATTCTCCTTAGTAAATTTAATTATTTTCAGTATTGTACTTTTATTTTACGATTACAGACTGTTTGTTGTTTATCTGGTAGGTGCCATTTTGTATATCGGATGGATCACCTTCTTTTTAGCCAAAAGAAAGGAACTTGATTATAAAAGATTCTCCCAGGTTTCCCAGGAGCAAAGCAAGGTGATCGAACTGATCAACGGAATGCAGGAAATTAAAATGCATAATGCTGAAAAACAAAAACGGTGGGATTGGGAATTCTTACAGGTCAAATTATTTAAAATCAGAATTAAATCTCTTTCTCTGGAGCAATGGCAATCAGTTGGGGGTAACTTTATTAATCAGATGAAAGATATTCTGGTAAGTTTCCTTTCTGCAAAACTGGTTCTTGACGGAAACCTGACTTTAGGGATGATGTTATCCGTACAATACATCATTGGCCAGCTAAACAGTCCTTTACTACAGCTAATTGATTTCATAAAACAAACTCAGGATGCCAAGATTTCCCTTGAAAGATTAGGTGAAATACATGATAAAGACGACGAAGAAAGTAAAGATGAACAATACGCTACAGAACTCCCTCAAAAAGACATAGAAATTGAGGATCTTTCATTCAGATATATTGGTTCAGATGTATATGTTTTTGAAAACCTAAGCTTGACCATTCCGTATCAAAAAACTACCGCTATCGTTGGAGCCAGTGGAAGTGGAAAAACAACTCTTTTAAAGCTTTTAATGAAGTTTTATGACCCTAATAGCGGTGATATTAAAATCGGCAATACAAAGTTAAAAAATGTTTCCCCAAGGTTCTGGAGAGACCGTTGTGGTGTTGTAATGCAGGAAGGATACGTTTTCAATGATACCATCGCTAATAATATTGCTATCGGAGAAGATACTGTGGACAAGCAGAAATTACGAAAAGCTGTAGAGATTGCCAACATCAAAGATTTCATTGAAGAACTTCCATTAAGCTATAATACCAAAATAGGAAATGAAGGTGTTGGGGTAAGCGGTGGACAAAAACAAAGACTCTTCATAGCAAGAGCTGTTTATAAATCTCCTGAATATATCTTTTTTGATGAGGCTACTTCTGCATTGGATGCAAATAATGAAAAGGTCATTATGGAAAATCTGGAACAGTTTTTTAAAGGAAAAACAGCAATCGTCATTGCCCATAGACTCTCTACAGTAAAGCACGCTGATAAGATCATTGTTTTAGACAAAGGAAAAGTAGTGGAAGAAGGAAGTCATGTTGAGCTTGTTGCATTAAAAGGCGAATATTACAGACTTGTAAAAAATCAGTTAGAATTAGGAAGTTAG
- a CDS encoding HlyD family secretion protein, with protein sequence MEKEILDNIELRSESVQDILTRPPHWMIRWGNTIIFIILILILIMSYIIKYPEFVSAPIVVTSQNPPEKIEARTNSKIEKIFIKDHQEVKKNDILMVMQSAANYKDVLALKKIIDSLSPNQLSSFPMNEASHFKLGELQGDYNNFAKAFQDQDLFTRLQPYAPESLAANQSISEYRVRIATTRQQKKLEQAKYELSRKSYQRSQELFNQGVIASVELEAEKIKYIQAQQNVENITISLSQMEEAISNLNKTKSGTAINTEKDKINYSSQSLQLFEQLRKSMKQWEQNFLVISSTDGIASFQQFFGENQFVKTGDAILSILPRNKENLVGRMYVPPINSGKIIPGEKVLIKLDNYRFQEYGIVEGKVQNISLSTDDKGNYYVDVILPKGLKTSYNRTLTFDKELKGNADIVTQDLRLIERFFYQIRKLLGYQST encoded by the coding sequence ATGGAAAAAGAAATTTTAGATAATATTGAGCTTCGTTCAGAAAGTGTTCAGGACATACTTACACGACCACCTCACTGGATGATCCGTTGGGGAAATACCATTATATTCATTATCCTCATTCTCATTTTGATTATGAGCTACATCATAAAGTATCCTGAATTTGTTTCAGCGCCAATCGTAGTTACCTCTCAAAATCCACCCGAAAAAATAGAGGCAAGAACGAATTCTAAAATTGAAAAGATATTTATAAAAGACCATCAGGAGGTTAAAAAGAATGACATCCTCATGGTTATGCAATCTGCGGCTAATTATAAAGATGTTCTTGCATTAAAAAAGATCATTGATTCCCTTTCTCCCAATCAGCTTTCCTCCTTCCCGATGAATGAGGCTTCACACTTCAAACTTGGAGAACTTCAGGGCGATTATAATAATTTTGCGAAAGCATTTCAGGATCAGGATCTATTTACAAGGCTTCAACCGTATGCACCTGAAAGTCTGGCGGCCAATCAAAGCATTTCTGAGTACAGAGTTAGAATTGCGACCACAAGACAACAGAAAAAGCTGGAACAGGCAAAATACGAACTTAGCAGGAAAAGCTATCAGCGATCTCAGGAACTTTTCAATCAGGGCGTTATTGCCTCTGTAGAACTTGAGGCTGAAAAAATAAAATATATTCAGGCTCAGCAAAATGTGGAAAACATTACAATTTCCCTATCGCAGATGGAGGAAGCAATTTCCAATCTTAACAAAACTAAAAGCGGAACAGCTATTAATACAGAAAAAGATAAGATCAATTACTCTTCTCAAAGTTTACAATTATTTGAACAACTAAGGAAGTCTATGAAGCAATGGGAACAGAATTTTCTTGTCATTTCTTCTACAGATGGTATTGCCAGCTTTCAACAATTCTTTGGTGAAAATCAATTCGTAAAAACGGGTGACGCAATTTTATCTATATTACCCAGAAACAAAGAAAACTTAGTGGGAAGAATGTATGTACCTCCTATTAATTCAGGTAAAATTATTCCGGGAGAAAAAGTATTGATCAAACTAGATAATTACCGGTTTCAGGAATATGGTATCGTAGAAGGAAAGGTTCAAAACATCTCCCTTTCTACAGATGACAAAGGAAATTATTATGTCGATGTAATCCTGCCTAAGGGCTTGAAAACATCCTATAACAGAACGCTCACTTTTGATAAAGAACTTAAAGGGAATGCTGATATTGTAACTCAGGATTTAAGGCTTATTGAAAGGTTCTTCTATCAGATAAGAAAGCTTTTGGGATATCAAAGTACCTAG
- a CDS encoding signal peptidase, with amino-acid sequence MKALNKLLYSLFLFAFCVLNAQGTGPGGQPPQPGGPPTGPGGDSVPIDMYVYVLSIVAVAFIVFFTKKYKSQKI; translated from the coding sequence ATGAAAGCTTTAAATAAACTATTATATAGTCTTTTTCTTTTTGCCTTTTGTGTATTAAATGCACAAGGAACAGGCCCTGGGGGACAACCTCCTCAGCCAGGTGGACCACCTACTGGTCCTGGTGGAGATTCAGTGCCAATTGATATGTATGTTTATGTACTGTCAATAGTCGCGGTAGCATTTATTGTATTTTTCACAAAAAAATACAAAAGTCAAAAAATATAA